A stretch of DNA from Bacillota bacterium:
TTAACTTTTTTGTTATATATTAAATTATATACAAATTTATACTTCCGGCAAAGAGTTATTTTATATTTACGTTGCTTTTTATATTGAAACTTTTATTCCTTTGCGGGCGCTTTCTATGGCCCCGAAAACCATTGCCATGCTTTTTATATTATCGCTGCAATCTGTTTCCGCCTTTCTGCCTTCTTTAAGTGCTGTAAACATTTCATCCAAGCATCCGGCATGTCCTTCCCTGCCATCCCAATCAAGACACGGTTCAACCCTCTCAAAACGGCTATAGAATTCCTGTTTATCTACTGGTACGGTTACTTCATAATAAGGAGCTTCATCACCTTTCCATATGGCAGTACCTTTTGAACACTGAATTCTCCAGTCAGCTTCCCAGGAAGTGGGTACTCCTTCTGAACACCATGAGCCCCTGTAAGAGAAAACTAATCCGCCTGTCATTTCAAAAATACAGGCTGCTGCAGCATTTCCGCGGTACCAAGAGCCCACAGGATTGAATTCGTGGCAGTAGACCGATAAAGCATCCTGCCCTGTAATGAACCTCGCTTGGTCGAAGGTGTGTATAGCCATATCCAGTAACAGGGGGCTATCCATTATATCCCTGAAACCACCGAAATGCGGTCCGATGAAAAAATCGGCACATACAAAACTAGGTTGTCCTAAAACCCCCGACTGGATTATTTTCCTAAAAGAACGTATTTTTTTTAAATAGCGCCTATTTTGCATAACAGCATACATTTTGCCATAATTTTTGGATGCCTTAACT
This window harbors:
- a CDS encoding Gfo/Idh/MocA family oxidoreductase, producing MEKFKIAVVGCGSMANIWVQYAISRQDTDIVALVDIKQENALKMKEKYKLECGVYTDVTNAIRESGANLVFDVTIPESRKSVVLASFAAGCDVFGEKPMAASMEEAEEIVKASKNYGKMYAVMQNRRYLKKIRSFRKIIQSGVLGQPSFVCADFFIGPHFGGFRDIMDSPLLLDMAIHTFDQARFITGQDALSVYCHEFNPVGSWYRGNAAAACIFEMTGGLVFSYRGSWCSEGVPTSWEADWRIQCSKGTAIWKGDEAPYYEVTVPVDKQEFYSRFERVEPCLDWDGREGHAGCLDEMFTALKEGRKAETDCSDNIKSMAMVFGAIESARKGIKVSI